One segment of Limisphaerales bacterium DNA contains the following:
- a CDS encoding putative toxin-antitoxin system toxin component, PIN family has product MKVLLDTNVLFAAFASTGFCHELVETISEHHEMVSSPKLLKELQSVLERHFGKDHPAQSSFLNYAKLIELAEPLPPPKPICRDLDDDWVLATAIAGNAQIIITGDKDLLVLKKHEGIPIVTPREFIEMISGNKS; this is encoded by the coding sequence GTGAAAGTCCTGCTGGACACCAACGTCCTGTTCGCGGCCTTCGCCTCCACCGGGTTTTGCCATGAATTGGTGGAAACTATTTCTGAGCACCACGAAATGGTCAGCAGTCCGAAACTACTGAAAGAACTGCAGAGTGTCCTCGAACGGCATTTCGGAAAAGACCATCCCGCACAATCTTCATTTTTGAATTATGCGAAACTCATTGAATTGGCTGAACCGCTCCCCCCGCCAAAACCCATTTGCCGCGACCTCGATGACGACTGGGTTTTAGCCACTGCCATCGCTGGAAATGCCCAAATCATCATAACCGGCGACAAAGATTTGCTCGTATTAAAAAAACACGAAGGCATCCCCATCGTCACGCCGCGCGAATTTATCGAAATGATTTCAGGAAATAAATCCTGA
- a CDS encoding ribbon-helix-helix protein, CopG family, with product MRETLTISLPKGMRRDIKKAAKAEGVSQSEYVRRALLKKQFKTSLAAARAELVPQARKMGIYTDEDVFKLIS from the coding sequence ATGCGTGAGACATTAACCATCAGTTTGCCCAAGGGAATGCGGCGGGACATCAAAAAGGCCGCCAAGGCCGAAGGTGTTTCGCAGAGCGAATACGTGCGCCGGGCGTTGTTAAAAAAGCAATTCAAAACCTCACTCGCCGCCGCCCGCGCGGAACTCGTCCCACAAGCACGCAAGATGGGCATCTACACCGATGAGGATGTGTTCAAGCTGATTTCGTGA